A portion of the bacterium genome contains these proteins:
- a CDS encoding bifunctional phosphoribosyl-AMP cyclohydrolase/phosphoribosyl-ATP pyrophosphatase — MDKSWIDQLKFKDDGLMPAVIQDYANGQVLMVGYMNKEAIKLTLESGLVHFYSRSRQKMWKKGE; from the coding sequence ATGGACAAAAGCTGGATAGACCAATTGAAATTTAAGGACGATGGACTGATGCCTGCAGTTATTCAGGATTATGCCAATGGACAAGTATTGATGGTTGGATATATGAATAAAGAAGCTATTAAATTAACTCTTGAAAGTGGATTGGTGCATTTTTATTCCCGTTCAAGACAGAAAATGTGGAAAAAAGGGGAAA